From a single Candidatus Thorarchaeota archaeon genomic region:
- a CDS encoding DEAD/DEAH box helicase, which produces MIEDISSQVLHIVGSLNMQPRGVQERAIEHGLLDGKSIMISSPTGSGKTLVGEMGALRAVLSGKRAMYLVPLRALAGQIHDVLTTHFSKYNIKVGVSTGDFHLDAEHLAQCDIVVTTYERADSLLRRNAAWLSELGTVVIDEIQTISEPGRGARLESLIIRLRRLITDLQIVALSATIGEPDELAEWLGCDLVHSEDRPVPLHYSIVPTSDRFKTMHNLVMTTVRSDGQVIVFGRTRKDAERYATRLAIDVGRQMTNAEKTNLDSELGSVENFDVNLPPELKALLHDSVAFHHAGLSYAARDLVERLFKRGLVRVICATATLSAGIDFPARTVIVVNARSPQDHRRLLSANRIHQMLGRAGRPGKDKFGIGIILAGSDGEASHLRQRYFDVFQDPETDQEVLIPKYERVRSVLNESEALTEQLLVALDAFNEVSLDELEDTVFGESYLVFCGIRDTRSPLRLLNLGEISATSAIEKHALGDTIRAARENVIGRVVLREKNDTTIGGLARDWDGAQYTCRFSSRVSSDGLVEGPMCSCGTPIDGSGILCSHLVALGYAASKELGSLADYVIPLALGETSPFRVLVRLDLAEGGFEGKVRPTPLGRLVNRLYLRISTIREMRALLPSVHDSADLLWLLRHLISLEMGSEVNESFDELLAGLVSTDQPLSVLAANAGLSEGDAYGLVDTARWLTTAISVVADHGGLVETATLAQSLLLALERKSPETKATQSKESE; this is translated from the coding sequence ATGATTGAAGATATCTCCTCACAGGTGCTACACATCGTTGGCTCTCTGAACATGCAACCACGTGGCGTGCAAGAGAGAGCAATAGAACATGGTCTTCTTGACGGAAAGAGCATCATGATCAGCTCGCCAACAGGGTCGGGGAAGACCCTTGTCGGAGAGATGGGAGCGCTCCGCGCAGTTCTCTCAGGGAAGCGTGCAATGTATCTTGTGCCGCTGCGGGCACTTGCTGGTCAGATCCATGATGTTCTTACAACGCACTTTAGCAAGTACAACATCAAAGTTGGTGTCAGTACTGGCGATTTTCATCTTGATGCAGAACACCTCGCGCAATGCGATATCGTCGTGACCACCTATGAACGAGCAGACTCCCTTCTCCGTCGAAATGCTGCTTGGCTTTCCGAGCTGGGTACGGTGGTCATCGATGAGATTCAGACGATCTCAGAGCCCGGGAGGGGCGCACGTCTGGAGTCGCTCATTATACGACTCAGACGACTCATTACTGACCTGCAGATCGTTGCCCTGTCTGCAACAATAGGGGAACCCGATGAATTGGCTGAGTGGCTGGGTTGTGACTTGGTGCACTCAGAGGATCGTCCGGTTCCCCTTCACTACAGTATTGTTCCGACAAGTGACCGTTTCAAGACCATGCATAATCTTGTCATGACCACAGTCCGAAGTGATGGCCAGGTGATCGTCTTTGGACGTACCCGCAAAGATGCTGAGAGATATGCGACACGTCTTGCAATTGATGTTGGGCGACAGATGACCAATGCTGAAAAGACCAATCTGGATTCCGAACTGGGATCAGTCGAGAACTTTGATGTCAATCTTCCTCCAGAGCTTAAGGCGTTGTTGCACGACTCGGTGGCTTTCCATCATGCTGGCCTCTCATATGCCGCACGTGATCTCGTTGAGCGCCTGTTCAAGAGAGGGCTTGTCCGGGTCATCTGTGCAACTGCCACTCTCTCTGCTGGAATTGATTTTCCTGCACGAACGGTCATAGTGGTCAATGCTCGTTCACCTCAGGACCATCGCCGGCTCTTGTCGGCAAATAGGATCCATCAGATGTTGGGACGCGCAGGAAGACCGGGGAAGGACAAATTTGGTATTGGCATTATTCTTGCAGGTAGTGATGGTGAGGCGAGCCACCTTCGCCAGCGTTACTTTGATGTCTTTCAGGATCCCGAGACCGATCAAGAGGTTCTCATTCCAAAATATGAACGAGTACGAAGCGTGCTTAATGAGTCAGAGGCTCTCACCGAGCAGCTCTTGGTCGCGCTTGATGCGTTTAATGAGGTTTCACTTGACGAGCTTGAGGACACAGTCTTTGGTGAGTCCTATCTGGTCTTTTGTGGCATCCGTGACACACGATCACCGCTTCGCCTGCTCAATCTTGGTGAGATATCGGCAACATCTGCGATAGAAAAGCATGCATTAGGCGATACGATCCGTGCAGCGCGTGAGAACGTCATCGGTCGGGTGGTCCTTCGTGAGAAGAATGACACTACCATTGGGGGGTTGGCTCGTGATTGGGATGGAGCGCAATATACCTGTAGGTTCTCTTCACGGGTCTCTTCAGACGGACTGGTTGAAGGTCCGATGTGTTCATGCGGGACTCCCATTGACGGATCTGGGATTCTCTGTTCCCACTTGGTCGCGCTGGGGTATGCCGCCTCCAAAGAACTAGGTTCCCTTGCAGACTATGTGATCCCCCTTGCTCTGGGCGAGACCAGTCCTTTCCGTGTTCTGGTACGCCTCGATCTTGCTGAGGGCGGTTTCGAAGGCAAGGTACGACCTACTCCTTTAGGCCGATTGGTGAATCGCCTCTATCTGCGAATCTCGACCATTCGTGAGATGCGTGCACTGTTACCCTCGGTACATGATAGTGCTGACCTTCTCTGGCTATTGCGTCATCTCATCTCACTTGAGATGGGCTCGGAGGTCAACGAGTCGTTTGACGAGTTACTGGCGGGTCTGGTATCGACTGATCAGCCTCTCAGTGTCCTTGCTGCAAATGCGGGGCTGAGCGAGGGTGATGCATACGGTCTCGTAGATACTGCTCGTTGGTTGACGACTGCAATTTCTGTTGTTGCTGATCATGGTGGTCTTGTTGAGACCGCTACACTGGCTCAATCACTGTTACTGGCTCTTGAGCGAAAGAGCCCGGAGACAAAAGCTACTCAATCTAAGGAGAGTGAATAA
- a CDS encoding AAA family ATPase gives MISLEEVPGVGPTLAKKLRAVFVISAELLAVQNPVELQAKASIGEGTAVKIVQNARRLLNMDDFRSGIEVERAMREATRLTTGIESLDEHLMGGIEEGSIIEIYGAARGGKTQWCSYFAVRSQLPREEGGLEGRVLWLDTESSFKPWHIRGIAYRYKMDPDVVLGNIEHIPIVLSSQITEKFLTIPQLCAKGDYKLVIVDSLTSLFRVEYTGLDTLRIRQQAINSLLNVMRRTATATKTVFLYTNQVMAHISTYGGNPNQPIGGHILSHGSDYRFYTRRKGAGERILTLNDNAGIPEFTINLVNGWGGFYASKTDMKAVEPEVKAYLASQGYVIAGTEPMVMSVPGAAAESEEE, from the coding sequence ATGATTTCTTTAGAAGAGGTTCCGGGTGTTGGCCCGACATTAGCAAAGAAGCTACGAGCCGTATTCGTCATAAGTGCAGAACTTCTTGCAGTTCAGAATCCTGTTGAGCTCCAGGCAAAGGCCAGCATTGGTGAAGGTACTGCTGTGAAGATCGTGCAGAACGCTCGTCGTCTTCTCAATATGGACGATTTTCGTTCGGGTATTGAAGTCGAGCGTGCTATGCGAGAGGCAACACGTCTGACCACAGGGATCGAGTCGTTAGACGAACACCTGATGGGCGGGATCGAAGAGGGTTCAATAATTGAGATATATGGGGCTGCACGTGGTGGGAAGACCCAGTGGTGTAGCTACTTTGCCGTGCGTTCACAGCTCCCGCGGGAGGAGGGCGGACTGGAAGGTAGGGTTCTCTGGCTCGACACCGAATCGAGTTTCAAACCATGGCACATTCGAGGCATAGCATACAGATACAAGATGGACCCTGATGTGGTATTAGGGAATATTGAGCACATTCCAATTGTTCTGTCGTCACAGATCACAGAGAAATTCCTTACGATCCCTCAACTCTGTGCAAAGGGTGACTACAAGTTAGTCATTGTGGACTCATTGACCAGTCTGTTCCGTGTCGAATATACTGGACTTGACACTCTTAGAATTAGGCAGCAGGCGATCAACTCTCTTCTAAATGTGATGCGCAGGACGGCAACGGCAACAAAGACGGTCTTTCTGTACACAAATCAGGTCATGGCCCATATCTCCACCTATGGCGGTAATCCCAACCAACCCATAGGCGGCCACATTCTCTCGCACGGATCCGATTACCGTTTTTACACACGGCGAAAGGGAGCGGGCGAGCGTATTTTGACATTGAACGACAATGCCGGAATTCCCGAGTTTACAATTAACTTGGTCAATGGCTGGGGCGGCTTCTACGCATCAAAGACGGACATGAAGGCGGTCGAACCCGAAGTGAAGGCGTATCTTGCGAGTCAGGGTTACGTCATTGCTGGGACCGAGCCCATGGTGATGAGTGTGCCCGGCGCAGCAGCAGAAAGCGAAGAGGAGTGA
- a CDS encoding bacteriophage N4 adsorption protein A: MYVQTSMNAHQSLMISDHDYPWLAGAAYGLGARVSVPAEYVRYLQRDIRDLNIEPVRPGESYDLDDGVCSSAYDVLGGHVSVTGVIHPAGLLFPVPAPLQESVTELVRVAEVLDEEWMIVPKSEIERFMKLVPLKGPHAKRLMEVES, translated from the coding sequence ATGTATGTTCAGACATCGATGAATGCTCACCAGTCATTAATGATCTCTGACCATGACTATCCTTGGCTTGCAGGTGCCGCCTATGGTCTTGGCGCAAGAGTATCCGTCCCCGCCGAGTACGTAAGATATCTGCAACGAGATATTCGAGACCTCAATATCGAGCCTGTCAGACCCGGCGAGTCTTACGATCTCGATGATGGCGTATGCAGTTCTGCCTATGATGTCCTTGGGGGACATGTGAGTGTCACCGGAGTGATCCATCCAGCAGGCCTCTTGTTTCCAGTGCCTGCACCCCTACAGGAATCGGTCACTGAACTTGTACGGGTGGCTGAGGTCTTAGATGAGGAATGGATGATCGTTCCCAAAAGTGAGATTGAGCGATTTATGAAATTGGTTCCCTTGAAGGGGCCACATGCTAAACGGTTGATGGAGGTGGAGTCATGA
- a CDS encoding ATP-dependent DNA helicase, which translates to MMTSAALNPMRYFPYTPRPHQDSAVELAADVFYNRSVGLLSADCGVGKTIAVLAGYLAARADDPTARLFVVTRTHSQTRVFESELEVLRRADPQLTATSLVSRARMCPLRSQMDSLDNSGFMHACSMMIRTGRCSYFWSMYSKSEGRVKLRDSARGIIYDLLSQGVVTRKVAEDVSHSEGFCPYEVLKNAARDSRVIIGPYSYLFQSKVRDATLAFIGVELGNLDVIVDEAHNLTDHVLDSETARLTGSDLIWLREKRDNIVKTTGAQWTGDAIDFLWETLLLGLDGLGKKSERQLNKWDVAPRFVNEASLKTMMMKSRDSTNDPDMLAASETPLDRMLEFLYAATQAVKSDDWHVTLHLRPSRFEEPDVARASLTVRPFNSAALAGPVLKSARSAILMSGTLRPTEHYARLIGVTGAASAELASPYPRGTRLILIDRQLSTKYTERSPSLWKHIAERISTALTSMPANKSALVAFPSYAMMREVMSYDIDFGFRESLIEAPGSRLDVLVDAVTSGPHAIFSVYGGKFSEGIDIVEGGSSCIDLIIGVGIPFSPPTTYHLALQDWLDNHFGKGMGYYYAATIPTLRKVVQLIGRLRRSPKDWGVVVLLDRRFLRHLRIMGDDVASDMWPFSSGSEMHDAITQFLSLREAGLL; encoded by the coding sequence ATGATGACTTCAGCGGCACTGAATCCTATGCGATATTTTCCATATACTCCTAGGCCGCATCAGGACAGTGCCGTGGAGCTTGCTGCTGATGTCTTCTACAATCGTTCGGTCGGCCTTCTCTCAGCCGATTGTGGTGTTGGAAAGACGATTGCAGTTCTTGCTGGTTACCTTGCAGCACGCGCAGATGATCCCACGGCTCGACTGTTTGTAGTCACACGTACCCATTCGCAGACACGGGTATTTGAGTCAGAACTGGAAGTCCTTCGTCGAGCTGATCCACAGCTCACAGCCACTTCGCTGGTCTCTCGTGCACGAATGTGTCCTCTAAGGTCTCAGATGGACTCGTTGGACAATTCTGGGTTCATGCATGCCTGCTCTATGATGATCCGTACTGGTCGCTGTTCGTACTTTTGGAGCATGTACTCAAAGAGCGAAGGCCGCGTCAAGCTTCGAGATAGTGCTAGAGGAATAATCTATGACCTGCTCTCTCAGGGTGTTGTCACTCGCAAGGTTGCAGAGGATGTCTCCCACTCTGAGGGGTTCTGTCCGTATGAGGTTCTCAAGAATGCAGCACGTGATAGCAGAGTCATCATAGGTCCCTATTCTTATCTATTCCAGAGCAAGGTCCGTGATGCAACGCTCGCCTTCATCGGAGTTGAACTTGGCAATCTGGATGTTATCGTTGATGAGGCGCACAATCTTACCGATCATGTTCTTGACTCGGAGACCGCACGCCTCACCGGGTCGGATCTGATCTGGCTACGGGAAAAACGTGACAATATCGTCAAGACCACTGGGGCACAGTGGACTGGAGATGCAATTGATTTTCTCTGGGAGACCCTCCTCTTAGGTCTCGATGGTCTTGGGAAAAAGTCCGAACGGCAGCTGAACAAGTGGGATGTTGCCCCTCGTTTTGTCAATGAGGCTTCTCTCAAGACCATGATGATGAAATCGCGTGATAGTACCAATGACCCTGATATGCTTGCGGCCAGCGAGACCCCTCTTGACCGTATGTTGGAATTCCTCTATGCTGCGACACAGGCTGTCAAGAGTGATGACTGGCATGTGACACTTCATCTGAGACCGTCACGCTTCGAAGAGCCCGATGTGGCCCGTGCCTCACTGACTGTGCGACCTTTCAACTCTGCCGCATTAGCAGGTCCTGTTCTCAAGTCTGCACGCTCGGCGATCCTGATGTCCGGTACCCTGCGGCCAACAGAACACTATGCACGCCTGATCGGAGTGACTGGTGCCGCCTCCGCAGAACTTGCGAGCCCGTATCCACGTGGCACACGTCTAATTCTGATCGATCGACAGCTCTCAACAAAATACACAGAGCGCAGTCCTTCTCTCTGGAAACATATCGCAGAGCGGATAAGTACTGCTCTCACAAGCATGCCCGCCAATAAGAGTGCTCTCGTGGCATTTCCCAGTTACGCAATGATGCGTGAAGTGATGAGTTACGACATAGATTTTGGATTCAGAGAGTCGCTCATTGAGGCTCCGGGTTCACGACTGGATGTGCTTGTTGATGCGGTCACGAGTGGTCCTCATGCGATATTCTCGGTGTACGGCGGAAAGTTCAGTGAAGGGATCGATATTGTTGAGGGTGGGTCAAGCTGTATCGATCTTATCATCGGAGTAGGAATCCCCTTCAGCCCTCCGACAACGTATCATCTGGCACTACAGGACTGGCTTGACAATCACTTTGGGAAGGGGATGGGCTACTACTACGCCGCCACCATACCCACACTTCGAAAGGTCGTCCAGCTTATCGGTCGGCTTCGTCGGTCCCCAAAGGACTGGGGCGTCGTAGTTCTTCTCGATAGACGATTCTTGAGACATCTTCGGATCATGGGTGACGATGTTGCCTCGGACATGTGGCCCTTTTCCTCTGGTAGCGAGATGCATGACGCTATAACACAATTTCTGAGTTTGAGGGAGGCAGGTCTACTGTGA
- a CDS encoding AAA family ATPase yields MKPRMRDMTDSNGILSQLGLSGLIHVWGLPASGKTLFAVNAAATASRTGRVEWFNCDGKRSFVHSLMQVVKQKQGDPSNVMVSFLTDREDMLQTILDLPKSLDDDVTLVVIDPLTRVLDMARTDPILWGRELVEDVLPVLASLVLNHSTDVLIISESRTLIDRGTIAVHHSTIRRWSDFDVLVQRGILSGRSELIIGNDTPTPSVLGDLVLLKSTGPDVIVHGSTDYFQEV; encoded by the coding sequence TTGAAGCCGAGGATGCGTGATATGACGGATAGTAACGGGATTCTCTCACAGTTAGGCCTCTCCGGCCTCATTCATGTCTGGGGGCTACCTGCCTCGGGGAAGACCCTTTTTGCGGTGAATGCGGCTGCAACTGCATCTCGTACTGGGCGGGTGGAGTGGTTCAATTGCGATGGCAAACGAAGTTTTGTTCATTCACTGATGCAGGTCGTAAAACAAAAGCAGGGTGACCCAAGTAACGTCATGGTCTCTTTTCTCACGGACCGGGAGGATATGCTTCAGACCATTCTGGATCTTCCTAAATCGTTAGATGATGATGTCACTTTGGTAGTCATTGACCCTCTCACAAGGGTCCTTGATATGGCACGCACAGATCCCATTCTCTGGGGACGGGAACTCGTCGAGGACGTGCTCCCAGTACTTGCCAGTCTTGTGTTAAATCATTCAACTGATGTACTCATCATCAGTGAGAGCCGGACGTTGATAGATCGAGGTACTATTGCTGTGCATCACTCAACTATTCGGCGTTGGAGCGATTTCGATGTTCTTGTGCAACGCGGGATCTTGAGTGGCCGCTCTGAACTCATCATAGGCAATGATACTCCTACTCCCAGTGTTCTTGGTGATCTTGTCCTGCTCAAGTCTACGGGTCCTGACGTGATCGTACATGGGTCCACTGATTACTTTCAGGAGGTCTGA
- a CDS encoding GH3 auxin-responsive promoter family protein yields the protein MAIMRKIISRVAQKKVREIDYLLTHSWEVTQDKLMKIIKKNKETLYGRKFDFGSISSAEEYMDRVPLTDAYRLRPYLEMIYQEPRGQILTKDPVVWYLQTSGTTGKPKRMPITRSGVKDVAKSTMMTWMAFIAEEEENARIIDGSLITFGAAAVLDHINGIPVGYATGTYGRFMNPLFKKLMKPGEDVFNISDMDEKMRAYAELMVKEDVTGLQGITTLSLALVRRMQNEYGPWLLERFRGTPYEDKLRRVIDDEGRIDVSQLWPNLRLFLATGIDSGPYKKWISETFPLVKIREIYGASEGVFAGQLQGEGKGIQIFPNTNFIEFIPENVIDEVEPETVPITDVKKGYTYEIVVTNAQGYYRYRMGDVITVIDTDPVSIKGISRRGNVVNLSGEKITAAHVTTAITAACLKTDAEVMDYTVYGTVENGIGHYEILAMFRNSDQVKSDEFVAAFEETMKTINEEFRVVRETGALAPTTIKSMDTSIYDRVVSQRHHQCKPTPLTSNSDVRDLLEL from the coding sequence ATGGCAATCATGAGGAAAATAATATCACGGGTTGCTCAGAAGAAAGTCAGAGAGATCGACTATCTTTTGACACACTCATGGGAAGTGACCCAAGATAAATTGATGAAAATCATCAAGAAGAACAAAGAAACACTTTATGGACGCAAGTTCGATTTTGGAAGCATCTCTTCTGCGGAGGAATATATGGATCGGGTGCCCCTTACTGATGCATATAGACTTCGACCGTACCTAGAGATGATCTATCAGGAGCCACGAGGGCAGATCCTCACAAAGGATCCGGTGGTCTGGTATCTTCAGACCTCGGGAACGACGGGGAAACCCAAGAGAATGCCGATCACGAGAAGTGGAGTCAAAGACGTTGCCAAGAGCACAATGATGACATGGATGGCATTCATCGCTGAAGAAGAGGAGAATGCAAGAATCATTGATGGCTCGCTGATCACGTTCGGTGCAGCGGCAGTCCTCGATCATATTAATGGCATTCCAGTAGGTTATGCAACCGGAACATATGGAAGATTCATGAACCCCCTGTTCAAGAAACTCATGAAACCGGGCGAGGATGTCTTCAACATCTCTGATATGGACGAGAAGATGCGAGCATATGCCGAACTCATGGTCAAAGAAGATGTGACAGGGCTTCAGGGAATAACCACATTATCACTGGCACTGGTCAGAAGAATGCAGAACGAATACGGACCATGGCTCCTTGAGAGATTCAGAGGGACACCATACGAAGACAAGCTCAGGCGAGTGATCGATGACGAGGGACGAATAGACGTGTCCCAGCTGTGGCCAAACCTTCGACTCTTCTTAGCAACAGGAATCGATTCAGGCCCCTACAAAAAATGGATCTCTGAGACATTTCCCTTAGTTAAGATAAGAGAGATCTATGGTGCATCGGAGGGGGTATTCGCCGGACAATTACAGGGTGAGGGAAAAGGAATTCAGATATTCCCCAACACCAACTTTATCGAGTTTATCCCTGAGAATGTGATCGACGAAGTAGAACCTGAGACCGTCCCGATCACGGATGTCAAGAAGGGGTATACGTATGAGATCGTTGTCACCAATGCCCAAGGGTACTATCGATATCGAATGGGAGATGTGATCACGGTCATTGACACAGACCCGGTCAGTATCAAAGGGATCTCAAGACGAGGGAATGTGGTCAATCTATCAGGCGAGAAGATAACAGCCGCACATGTAACTACTGCAATAACTGCGGCCTGCCTGAAGACAGACGCAGAAGTCATGGACTATACAGTCTATGGAACTGTTGAGAACGGAATTGGCCATTACGAGATCCTTGCCATGTTCCGCAATAGTGATCAAGTAAAGTCCGATGAATTCGTGGCCGCCTTTGAGGAGACCATGAAGACCATAAACGAGGAGTTTCGCGTCGTACGAGAAACGGGGGCTCTTGCACCTACGACCATCAAGAGCATGGACACCTCAATTTATGATAGGGTCGTGTCTCAACGCCACCACCAGTGCAAGCCCACACCACTCACAAGCAATAGTGACGTGCGCGATCTGCTTGAGCTCTAG